The following coding sequences lie in one Thermomicrobium sp. 4228-Ro genomic window:
- a CDS encoding VanW family protein has protein sequence MVAVGFAALVLVLAASLLAYGVTQGNRIYPGVRIGSVDVGGLDTAEAESRVRARLTQFAEQSLTLRFEGHEARLRVGDLDPVWDIEAAVTDAQRVGRSGSLWRDSGTWLRARLFGERVAIPVTFDASPVEKALTEIATLAATPPVEPRFDVDENGAVRVVPGRSGLGIDLGVALAEVERRLMLAESGTIDLAPVTLQPNIRDDELEALVPQVEELVGEPITLSLDGEPRWMIEPRDLLSLLIVQRTADGYSVRLDRGKLEAYLGRIADFVVTPSRDATVQWDGLHFVVIPAQPGAVLDVEGTVAELLERVARHQRTVPVRARRADPLVTTPMAQAAKTAAEQLVNRGILVRWPGGERWLKGDDLAALLAFEPQRVGEQVTGLRVTLDPERAGAFLRDLESEVRQEPRDAVLRYSGGQVRVVAAEQVGQELDLEASLEALQRAVEAGTREVPLAVREVKPKITSAMAAEIVIRERISSGATYYGDSAPNRRHNVELAVERVDGALVPPGEVFSFNQTVGPINLENGYKVGYGIVTTNGRVQTVPSVGGGVCQVSTTLFHAAFWGGFPIVERNWHLYWIPLYGQPPSGLIGLDATVDTDFGLDFRFRNATNDWIAIVAWADGSWVHFEIWGTKPNWRVEVDDPVVTDVVKADPTPVFRESPDLAPGEQVIVERARDGFTVTIRRRVYEGDRLIDDLTLRSTYLPSQNVTLVGPQPSPRPTASPTPEPMVGTPAAEESNAPEAEPTATPTQE, from the coding sequence TTGGTTGCTGTCGGCTTCGCAGCGTTGGTGCTCGTTCTCGCTGCCTCGCTCCTGGCGTATGGTGTCACACAAGGGAATCGGATTTATCCAGGTGTTCGAATTGGATCGGTCGACGTCGGAGGACTGGATACAGCCGAGGCCGAGTCGCGGGTCCGTGCGCGTCTGACCCAGTTCGCGGAACAGTCGCTGACGCTGCGGTTCGAAGGCCACGAAGCACGGCTCCGTGTCGGGGATCTCGACCCGGTCTGGGATATCGAGGCGGCAGTGACCGATGCCCAGCGGGTGGGGCGAAGCGGTAGCCTGTGGCGAGATTCGGGAACCTGGTTACGGGCGCGGCTTTTCGGCGAACGGGTAGCGATTCCAGTGACTTTCGATGCCAGCCCGGTTGAAAAGGCGCTCACAGAAATAGCGACACTCGCAGCTACGCCGCCGGTCGAACCCCGGTTCGATGTCGATGAGAATGGTGCGGTGCGGGTAGTGCCAGGGCGGTCTGGCCTCGGCATTGACCTCGGAGTGGCCCTGGCGGAAGTCGAACGGCGTCTCATGCTCGCCGAAAGCGGGACCATCGATCTCGCTCCGGTAACCCTGCAACCGAACATCCGGGATGACGAGCTGGAAGCCCTCGTCCCACAGGTCGAGGAACTCGTGGGCGAGCCGATCACATTGTCGCTCGATGGTGAGCCGCGCTGGATGATCGAGCCCCGGGATCTCCTCTCCTTGCTCATCGTGCAGCGAACAGCTGACGGCTACTCGGTCCGGCTCGACCGCGGCAAGCTCGAAGCGTACCTTGGGCGGATCGCTGACTTCGTCGTTACCCCCTCGCGCGACGCGACCGTACAGTGGGACGGATTGCACTTCGTCGTTATTCCGGCTCAACCAGGTGCGGTACTGGATGTCGAGGGAACTGTCGCGGAACTCTTGGAACGCGTCGCCCGTCACCAGCGCACCGTGCCCGTACGCGCTCGGCGGGCAGACCCGCTCGTCACCACGCCGATGGCTCAAGCGGCGAAGACAGCGGCAGAACAGCTGGTGAATCGTGGGATCCTCGTACGGTGGCCGGGTGGCGAGCGATGGCTCAAAGGAGATGATCTCGCCGCACTCCTGGCGTTCGAGCCGCAGCGAGTCGGCGAGCAGGTTACCGGCCTGCGCGTGACTCTCGATCCAGAGAGGGCAGGAGCCTTCTTGAGGGATCTCGAGTCGGAGGTGCGGCAGGAACCGCGTGATGCCGTGCTCCGCTACTCTGGTGGACAGGTCCGAGTCGTCGCAGCGGAACAGGTTGGGCAGGAACTCGACCTCGAGGCCTCGCTGGAGGCGCTCCAACGAGCGGTCGAAGCCGGAACGCGTGAAGTCCCGCTCGCCGTACGCGAGGTCAAGCCGAAAATCACGAGTGCAATGGCTGCGGAGATCGTGATCCGTGAACGTATCTCGTCGGGTGCGACCTACTACGGTGACTCTGCACCGAACCGTCGCCATAACGTCGAGTTGGCGGTCGAACGGGTCGATGGTGCACTGGTCCCACCAGGTGAGGTCTTTTCGTTCAACCAGACCGTGGGACCGATCAATCTGGAGAATGGCTATAAGGTCGGTTATGGCATCGTGACCACGAACGGCCGCGTACAGACGGTTCCGTCCGTCGGTGGAGGTGTCTGCCAGGTCTCGACGACACTGTTCCACGCGGCGTTTTGGGGTGGATTCCCGATCGTCGAACGGAACTGGCACCTCTATTGGATCCCTCTCTACGGGCAGCCGCCGAGTGGACTCATCGGACTCGACGCCACGGTGGATACGGATTTTGGACTGGACTTCAGGTTTCGGAATGCGACGAACGATTGGATCGCAATCGTGGCCTGGGCCGATGGTTCTTGGGTCCACTTTGAAATCTGGGGCACGAAGCCGAACTGGCGTGTCGAGGTGGATGACCCCGTGGTTACAGATGTGGTCAAGGCTGATCCGACGCCGGTCTTCCGGGAATCACCAGACCTGGCCCCGGGCGAGCAAGTCATCGTCGAGCGGGCACGAGACGGTTTTACGGTCACGATTCGACGACGAGTCTACGAGGGTGATCGGCTGATCGACGATTTGACGCTCCGCAGCACCTATCTGCCCTCCCAGAACGTCACGTTGGTCGGTCCGCAACCGTCTCCCAGACCGACAGCTTCACCGACTCCCGAGCCGATGGTGGGGACACCTGCAGCTGAAGAATCGAATGCTCCGGAAGCGGAACCGACGGCCACGCCGACACAAGAATGA
- the purH gene encoding bifunctional phosphoribosylaminoimidazolecarboxamide formyltransferase/IMP cyclohydrolase gives MRALLSVSDKSGVVEFARQLLEFGCELVSTGGTARLLREHGLPVLEVADFTGFPELLEGRVKTLHPAVHAAILARRDEPSHMEQLARFGYQPIDLVVVNLYPFDRVVHADTPEAEALELIDIGGPTLLRAAAKNYRWVLPIVDPNDYGRVAAVLAAGGPAVVPLEFRRELAAKAFAHVAVYDAQIAAYLRHDQFPDLLPLPLEKLRTLRYGENPHQVAALYRIRGYPAQIGSWRTIGEVELSYNNVQDAAAAWQLVWRFEQPAAVIVKHAAPCGAAIGETIADAVARAFDADPVSAFGGIVALNRHLDEPVSRALAQHLFDIIIAPSIEPTAEALLRRRKALRIVLAPPWCEPPVIWRTTADVALVQTPDIPSRAPQSWRRVTTREPSEREWEDLVFAWTVVPFVLSNGVVIARDQQTVGIGGGQPNRVDAVRLALWRAGDRARGAVLASDAFFPFPDGVEVAAAAGITAIVQPGGSKRDSEVIAAAERAGIAMVFTGERHFRH, from the coding sequence ATGAGGGCACTCCTCTCGGTCTCGGACAAGTCGGGAGTCGTCGAGTTCGCACGCCAGCTACTCGAATTCGGGTGCGAACTCGTTTCGACCGGTGGTACAGCGCGTCTCCTGCGAGAACACGGTTTGCCAGTACTGGAAGTTGCCGACTTCACCGGTTTTCCCGAACTGCTCGAAGGACGAGTCAAGACATTGCATCCGGCGGTTCACGCTGCGATTCTTGCCCGGCGCGATGAACCGAGCCATATGGAACAACTCGCACGTTTCGGCTACCAGCCGATCGATCTCGTCGTCGTGAACCTGTATCCGTTCGATCGTGTCGTTCACGCTGACACCCCGGAAGCGGAAGCACTCGAATTGATCGATATCGGTGGGCCGACTCTGCTGCGTGCCGCAGCCAAGAACTACCGGTGGGTTCTCCCGATCGTCGATCCGAACGACTACGGCCGCGTCGCGGCCGTCCTCGCGGCCGGTGGCCCAGCCGTGGTCCCTCTGGAGTTCCGTCGGGAATTGGCCGCGAAAGCATTCGCTCACGTCGCAGTCTACGACGCGCAGATCGCTGCCTACTTGCGTCATGACCAGTTTCCCGACCTGCTTCCCCTCCCGCTCGAGAAACTGCGCACGCTTCGCTATGGAGAGAATCCGCACCAGGTCGCTGCGCTCTATCGGATTCGCGGCTATCCCGCTCAAATCGGCTCCTGGCGGACGATCGGGGAAGTCGAGTTATCGTACAACAACGTTCAGGATGCTGCTGCAGCCTGGCAACTCGTGTGGCGTTTCGAGCAGCCAGCAGCTGTTATCGTGAAACATGCTGCTCCGTGTGGTGCCGCAATCGGCGAGACGATCGCTGATGCAGTTGCCCGTGCGTTCGACGCGGATCCGGTCTCGGCGTTCGGTGGCATCGTCGCGTTGAACCGTCATCTCGACGAGCCGGTCTCCCGAGCCCTCGCGCAGCACCTCTTCGATATCATTATCGCGCCATCGATCGAGCCGACAGCAGAAGCGCTGCTCCGTCGACGCAAAGCGTTGCGTATCGTCCTCGCACCACCCTGGTGTGAACCACCCGTCATCTGGCGAACGACAGCTGATGTCGCTCTCGTTCAGACGCCGGACATTCCGAGTCGGGCACCCCAAAGCTGGCGTCGAGTTACCACGCGCGAGCCCAGTGAACGCGAGTGGGAGGACTTGGTCTTCGCCTGGACCGTCGTTCCCTTCGTTCTCTCCAATGGGGTAGTCATCGCCCGTGACCAGCAGACTGTCGGGATCGGTGGCGGCCAGCCTAATCGCGTCGATGCCGTGCGCCTCGCACTCTGGCGTGCTGGAGACCGAGCGAGGGGCGCGGTCCTCGCGAGCGATGCGTTTTTCCCGTTTCCGGATGGGGTGGAAGTTGCAGCTGCGGCAGGCATCACGGCTATCGTGCAGCCCGGTGGTTCGAAAAGAGACAGCGAAGTCATCGCTGCAGCGGAGCGTGCTGGTATCGCGATGGTGTTCACCGGGGAACGACACTTCCGTCACTGA
- a CDS encoding DNA double-strand break repair nuclease NurA yields MTLDLLKVIDALRQAVVESSVQTRHREPELLDLLATFDDDEVLQRIERAKTSWLLGIALDRYFVKYPAPAIPADGYSCIATDGSIVASDRHGPLAYAVVNIGFCILQYGQTPEAHLGAEPTVLWREEDLWIADGARRIPVSGTVLGLRRAVMELRAGLSWIDRVTAPSVVLLDGTLIPWGLEGQATTVVQWVMREFAPALAAYRMRRVPVAGIISYPGSRDIVNVLRVAACDYPVHGRVVDCDDCLLRVQRGERQQACLVVPNVTDRWLFGEFQTTRLAPGERTGCFRSRSTILQQLPEDDQIVFFYVQTGAEIARVELPFWIARDSSLLDLVHAVVWDQCQRARGYPLALQEAHEQAVIHWQERAQLETLIQQLYAAYGLIMERSAKERSKRVRFA; encoded by the coding sequence ATGACGCTCGATCTCCTCAAGGTGATCGATGCACTTCGGCAAGCCGTAGTGGAATCGTCGGTACAGACCCGCCATCGAGAACCCGAACTGCTCGACCTGCTCGCAACGTTCGATGACGACGAGGTGCTCCAGCGGATCGAACGCGCCAAGACTTCCTGGCTACTCGGCATCGCGCTCGACCGATATTTCGTCAAATACCCGGCTCCGGCAATCCCAGCTGATGGATATTCGTGCATCGCGACCGATGGGTCGATCGTTGCGAGTGATCGGCACGGTCCGCTCGCCTATGCGGTCGTCAACATCGGCTTTTGTATTTTGCAGTACGGGCAAACACCGGAAGCGCACCTCGGAGCCGAGCCGACAGTCCTCTGGCGCGAGGAAGATTTGTGGATCGCCGACGGAGCGCGACGGATTCCGGTTAGCGGTACTGTGCTCGGCCTCCGTCGTGCAGTGATGGAACTCCGGGCAGGACTGAGCTGGATCGACCGTGTCACCGCACCGTCGGTCGTGTTGCTCGATGGAACACTGATTCCGTGGGGACTCGAAGGCCAAGCGACGACAGTGGTGCAATGGGTTATGAGGGAGTTCGCGCCAGCACTGGCAGCGTACCGCATGCGGCGAGTACCAGTCGCGGGGATCATCAGCTACCCGGGTTCCCGCGATATCGTCAATGTCCTGCGGGTGGCCGCCTGCGACTATCCGGTTCACGGGCGTGTTGTCGATTGTGACGACTGTCTGCTGCGCGTTCAACGCGGAGAGCGCCAACAGGCCTGTCTCGTCGTGCCCAATGTGACGGATCGGTGGCTCTTCGGGGAGTTCCAAACGACGCGGCTGGCGCCGGGTGAACGGACCGGTTGTTTCCGTAGCCGATCGACCATTTTGCAGCAACTTCCGGAAGACGACCAGATCGTGTTTTTCTACGTGCAGACAGGCGCAGAGATTGCACGCGTCGAGTTGCCTTTCTGGATCGCTCGTGACAGCTCGCTTCTCGATCTCGTTCACGCAGTGGTCTGGGATCAATGCCAGCGGGCACGCGGTTACCCGTTAGCATTGCAGGAGGCGCATGAGCAGGCAGTCATTCACTGGCAGGAGCGTGCCCAGCTCGAGACGTTGATCCAGCAACTCTACGCAGCCTATGGGCTGATCATGGAACGGTCGGCGAAGGAGCGCAGCAAGCGTGTGCGCTTCGCATGA
- a CDS encoding HD domain-containing protein, with translation MLRSDPSLERARAAGTIETPDPEHSEHVAFLALRLFDQLRDRFGLPPEGRDYLAAAALWHDAGQFRSLAEHHRYSFDRIMAVPLKGFDRTEQLAIANIARYHRAAEPSPRHPQFQRLPYALRRLVEQLAAILRIAEGLDASHQQFVEDVSVEFNNGYITIHARSKTYPTLEVEKAQARAGLFRAVFGKDVLVLPEVDEHAREHVRR, from the coding sequence GTGCTGCGATCCGATCCGTCCCTCGAACGAGCGCGAGCTGCCGGTACGATCGAAACGCCGGACCCGGAGCATAGCGAGCACGTCGCTTTCCTCGCGCTGCGGCTCTTCGATCAGCTGCGTGATCGCTTCGGTCTGCCGCCTGAGGGACGCGACTACCTCGCCGCAGCAGCCCTCTGGCACGATGCTGGCCAGTTCCGATCGCTGGCCGAGCACCACCGGTATAGTTTTGACCGTATCATGGCTGTTCCCCTGAAGGGATTCGACCGCACGGAGCAACTCGCCATCGCGAACATCGCTCGGTACCATCGAGCGGCGGAACCCTCACCGCGCCATCCCCAGTTCCAACGACTGCCGTATGCCTTGCGTCGACTTGTCGAACAACTCGCAGCGATTCTCCGGATCGCCGAAGGGCTCGATGCTAGTCATCAACAGTTCGTGGAAGACGTCAGTGTCGAGTTCAATAACGGTTACATCACCATTCACGCGCGTTCGAAGACCTATCCCACACTCGAGGTGGAAAAAGCGCAGGCACGTGCAGGCTTGTTCCGGGCGGTCTTCGGCAAGGATGTTCTGGTGCTCCCGGAAGTCGATGAGCACGCCAGAGAACATGTGAGGAGGTAA
- a CDS encoding zinc-dependent metalloprotease produces the protein MHARYARFAGLVVGLSLGQWVGRRVRDHVARSEAPPLIDWARARELAINLSGGIRLGAEERDRARAEYRQLAEELVPSIARFIDAPVPTGVSRLFVFDRIDWIDANLENFAEILRPLEGIVHLPEQPLARIGALVWAHLGRSAATAEVGMALGFLSRRVLGQYDIAVLGREPVTTGKLYFVEPNVRWVIRAWNLPEDDFRRWLVLHEVTHAFEFETFPWLGDHINSLIRQWVESLRRDANLGRRILEAVRAAARAERQADLAWIELFMSAEQRHIFRSLQAVMAIVEGYSNYVMREVGRELLRAYEVIERRFEERERMRTPAEQLILRLTGLDIKLEQYRRGEAFCRAVVERYGPASLRLLWVSPETLPRYEELDNVETWYQRVAASGAR, from the coding sequence ATGCATGCTCGCTACGCACGATTCGCGGGACTGGTGGTTGGTCTCTCACTCGGCCAATGGGTCGGGCGTCGCGTACGCGACCACGTCGCGCGCTCGGAAGCGCCACCGCTCATCGACTGGGCGCGAGCACGTGAACTCGCGATCAATCTCTCTGGAGGTATCCGGCTCGGTGCGGAAGAGCGCGACCGAGCACGCGCAGAGTACCGGCAGCTAGCCGAGGAACTGGTCCCTTCCATTGCACGATTCATCGACGCTCCGGTTCCGACAGGAGTCTCCCGGCTCTTCGTGTTCGACCGCATCGATTGGATCGATGCGAATCTGGAGAACTTCGCCGAGATCCTGCGTCCGCTCGAAGGCATCGTGCACCTTCCCGAGCAACCACTTGCGCGTATCGGGGCTCTTGTCTGGGCACACCTCGGCCGATCGGCAGCAACGGCTGAAGTCGGGATGGCTCTCGGGTTTCTCTCTCGTCGCGTGCTGGGTCAGTACGACATTGCCGTACTGGGGCGCGAACCGGTCACGACCGGGAAGCTCTACTTCGTAGAACCGAATGTCCGTTGGGTTATTCGAGCCTGGAATCTTCCAGAGGACGATTTCCGACGATGGCTCGTGCTCCACGAGGTAACGCACGCCTTCGAGTTCGAAACCTTTCCCTGGCTCGGTGATCACATCAACAGCCTGATCCGACAGTGGGTCGAGTCGCTTCGACGGGACGCCAATCTTGGTCGCCGCATCTTGGAAGCTGTTCGAGCGGCTGCTCGCGCGGAACGCCAGGCTGACCTCGCGTGGATCGAGTTGTTCATGTCGGCGGAACAGCGGCACATCTTCCGCTCGCTCCAAGCGGTCATGGCGATCGTCGAGGGTTACAGTAACTACGTCATGCGGGAGGTCGGACGCGAGCTACTCCGGGCCTACGAGGTGATCGAGCGGCGTTTCGAGGAACGGGAGCGGATGCGTACCCCGGCGGAACAACTGATTCTTCGCTTGACAGGACTCGATATCAAGTTGGAGCAGTATCGCCGCGGTGAGGCGTTTTGCCGAGCCGTCGTGGAACGGTATGGTCCGGCAAGCCTGCGCCTACTCTGGGTATCCCCGGAGACGTTGCCACGCTACGAAGAACTCGATAACGTCGAGACGTGGTACCAGCGGGTTGCTGCCAGCGGAGCACGGTGA
- the lysS gene encoding lysine--tRNA ligase, with product MTLNDQQRARLEKLRELRLRGIDPYPPHSGRSMTTHEAVQRFLSVESELAGEPDPECVTLAGRVVSIRDMGRTVFSHIRDGAGTIQLYLRREIVGDEQLAWFKRYVDLNDFVEADGHLFRTRTGEVSLQVTALRLLAKAINPPPDKWHGLTDVETRYRQRYVDLMTNPETRQVFVTRAQVIRAIRRYLDERGFLEVETPTLQPVYGGAAARPFTTYYHALDQTYYLRISDELYLKRLIVGGYDRVYEICKDFRNEGIDARHNPEFTMLEFYVAYADYRDIMQMCEELIVYAAQEALGTLQIPWGTQTIDLTPPWTRLSLRDAILRYTGIDFFQITDQPSLYARAMELGADVRPDTVWPRILDELLRTFVRPNLIQPTFLYDYPVALSPLAKRKPDDPRLVERFQLFVGGLELANAYSELNDPLDQLFRFLEQARDRARGDEEAMPIDEDFINALMYGMPPTGGFGLGIDRLVMLLTNRQTIREVILFPQLRSKPEPLGLTEDLRPYLDLVPGVQGSLDVDDSSATSTVESTDGTDTELLQRR from the coding sequence ATGACGCTCAACGATCAACAGCGTGCGAGACTCGAGAAGCTCCGTGAGCTTCGACTACGTGGAATCGACCCGTATCCACCGCATTCAGGCCGTTCGATGACGACTCACGAAGCGGTGCAACGTTTCCTCTCGGTCGAGTCGGAGTTGGCCGGGGAGCCGGATCCGGAATGCGTTACCCTAGCGGGCCGGGTGGTTTCCATTCGCGACATGGGACGTACGGTCTTCAGCCATATCCGCGACGGTGCGGGAACGATACAACTCTATCTCCGGCGCGAGATCGTCGGCGATGAACAGTTGGCTTGGTTCAAGCGCTATGTCGATCTGAACGATTTCGTGGAGGCCGACGGCCACCTGTTCCGCACTCGAACCGGCGAAGTCTCGTTGCAGGTGACAGCCCTCCGCCTGCTCGCCAAGGCGATCAACCCGCCCCCTGATAAATGGCACGGACTCACCGATGTCGAGACACGATACCGGCAACGGTACGTCGATCTCATGACGAATCCGGAAACCCGCCAGGTCTTTGTCACTCGCGCTCAGGTGATTCGCGCCATCCGTCGATATCTGGACGAGCGCGGCTTCCTCGAAGTCGAGACACCGACTCTGCAGCCCGTCTATGGTGGCGCGGCTGCACGTCCCTTTACGACCTACTATCATGCGCTCGATCAGACTTACTATCTCCGCATCTCGGATGAGCTCTACCTCAAGCGCTTGATCGTAGGTGGCTACGATCGGGTCTACGAGATTTGCAAGGATTTCCGCAACGAAGGAATCGACGCGCGACACAATCCGGAATTCACGATGCTGGAGTTCTATGTCGCCTACGCTGATTACCGCGACATCATGCAGATGTGCGAGGAGCTGATCGTCTATGCAGCCCAGGAAGCCCTTGGAACGCTACAGATTCCATGGGGCACGCAGACCATCGATCTGACCCCACCGTGGACTCGTCTTTCGCTCCGTGACGCGATTCTGCGCTACACGGGGATCGATTTCTTTCAGATTACCGACCAGCCCTCGCTCTACGCTCGCGCGATGGAACTTGGAGCCGATGTCCGACCGGATACTGTTTGGCCGCGCATCCTCGACGAGCTCCTCAGGACGTTCGTTCGCCCGAACCTGATCCAACCGACCTTCCTGTATGACTATCCTGTCGCACTCTCGCCACTCGCGAAGCGGAAGCCAGACGATCCGCGACTGGTCGAGCGTTTCCAGCTCTTCGTCGGTGGTTTGGAACTCGCCAATGCCTATTCGGAATTGAACGACCCCCTCGATCAACTCTTCCGCTTCCTCGAGCAGGCACGGGATCGGGCACGAGGTGACGAGGAGGCGATGCCGATCGACGAGGATTTCATCAATGCCTTGATGTACGGGATGCCACCCACCGGCGGGTTCGGCCTCGGTATCGACCGCCTCGTGATGCTTTTGACGAATCGACAGACTATTCGCGAAGTCATTCTCTTTCCTCAGCTGCGCTCGAAGCCTGAGCCGCTCGGACTTACCGAGGATTTGCGCCCGTATTTGGATCTGGTACCGGGCGTTCAAGGATCGCTGGACGTCGACGATTCGTCTGCGACCTCGACCGTCGAAAGCACCGACGGAACAGATACCGAATTGCTCCAACGCCGATAG
- a CDS encoding RidA family protein produces the protein MREEVRTENAPQPIGPYAQAIRIGNLVFTSGQIPLDPETGQLVSGGIEQQTERVLENLKAVLEAAGTSLERVVRTTCFLANLDDFPAFNRVYARYFGEHPPARTTVQAARLPAGALVEVDCIAVIE, from the coding sequence ATGCGGGAGGAAGTTCGAACAGAGAATGCTCCTCAGCCAATCGGCCCGTACGCGCAGGCGATCCGCATCGGCAATCTGGTCTTTACCTCCGGACAGATCCCACTCGACCCGGAAACGGGGCAACTCGTCTCCGGTGGTATCGAACAACAGACGGAGCGTGTCCTCGAGAACCTGAAAGCCGTACTCGAAGCAGCAGGCACCTCGCTCGAACGCGTCGTTCGCACCACGTGTTTCCTCGCCAATTTGGACGACTTTCCTGCCTTCAATCGAGTCTATGCGCGCTACTTCGGGGAACACCCACCAGCACGGACGACCGTACAAGCTGCACGCTTGCCCGCCGGAGCGCTCGTCGAGGTCGACTGTATCGCCGTCATCGAATGA
- the greA gene encoding transcription elongation factor GreA, translated as MRERPIVLTAEGRAALEQELEQLRTVKLPALRERLQQLSNEGDISDNSEYEDAKEELVLTEARIREIEHILRRAQTVVETGKRDEVRLGSRVTVIDEDGVTETWVIVSPEEANAAQGRISIESPVGAALLGKRVGTTVTVQAPGGEMRLTIQRIE; from the coding sequence GTGCGAGAGCGCCCGATCGTTTTGACTGCTGAAGGAAGGGCTGCCTTGGAGCAAGAGCTGGAACAGCTGCGCACCGTGAAGCTGCCGGCTCTGCGGGAGCGACTGCAGCAACTGAGCAACGAAGGAGACATCTCCGATAACAGCGAGTACGAGGACGCAAAGGAAGAACTCGTCTTGACTGAAGCACGCATTCGAGAAATCGAACACATCTTGCGACGTGCTCAGACGGTCGTCGAGACTGGCAAGCGTGACGAAGTGCGCCTCGGCTCTCGCGTTACCGTCATCGATGAGGACGGTGTCACCGAAACCTGGGTCATCGTCAGTCCCGAAGAGGCGAACGCAGCACAAGGCCGAATTTCCATCGAATCGCCCGTTGGGGCCGCTCTCCTCGGGAAGCGTGTGGGTACGACGGTGACCGTTCAGGCGCCCGGAGGAGAGATGCGCCTCACCATTCAACGGATCGAGTAG
- a CDS encoding GTP-binding protein, which yields MALIDVAAREIHAKIVYYGPGLSGKTTNLQVIHRSLPPHVRSELVSIDTEAERTLFFDFLPVDIGTIHGYRLRLQLYTVPGQTLYRQTRVAVLSGADGVVFVADAQRERLADNLQSLRELIQNLAKQGKRFTDFPLVLQYNKMDLPTALPVPVLDRYVNPMRAPRFPAVAVRSVGVIETLRTIIRLVVDRL from the coding sequence ATGGCGCTGATCGATGTCGCAGCACGCGAGATTCACGCGAAAATTGTGTACTATGGACCTGGTCTTTCTGGAAAGACGACGAACCTTCAGGTGATCCATCGGTCGCTTCCACCGCACGTCCGAAGCGAACTGGTTTCCATCGATACGGAAGCGGAACGAACGCTGTTTTTTGATTTCCTCCCCGTGGATATCGGAACGATCCATGGGTATCGCCTTCGGCTCCAGCTGTACACCGTGCCTGGGCAAACGCTCTACCGGCAGACGCGCGTTGCTGTTCTCAGCGGCGCTGATGGAGTCGTCTTCGTCGCCGACGCACAAAGAGAGCGACTCGCTGACAACCTGCAAAGTCTGCGCGAGTTGATTCAGAATCTCGCGAAACAAGGGAAGCGGTTCACGGATTTTCCGCTTGTCCTTCAATACAACAAGATGGACCTGCCAACCGCGCTGCCGGTTCCCGTCTTGGACCGCTATGTCAATCCCATGCGGGCACCCCGGTTTCCTGCTGTCGCTGTCCGCTCCGTCGGAGTGATCGAGACCCTCCGGACGATCATCCGCCTGGTCGTCGATCGTCTCTGA